One Turneriella parva DSM 21527 genomic region harbors:
- a CDS encoding TraR/DksA family transcriptional regulator, whose product MDTQNARIQLESLRTQLLSRLDRIEGHIRSDGEALNQDSEEAAVERENDQVLDGLSLHDREELSQIDHALGRIANGQYQVCSKCGGAITADRLSALPYTTVCTGCA is encoded by the coding sequence ATGGATACGCAGAACGCCCGCATTCAACTCGAAAGTCTGCGTACGCAGCTTCTATCGCGACTTGACCGCATCGAGGGCCATATTCGCAGCGACGGTGAGGCTCTGAATCAAGACAGCGAAGAAGCGGCGGTTGAACGCGAGAACGACCAGGTGCTCGACGGCCTGAGCCTGCACGACCGCGAAGAGCTTAGCCAGATAGACCACGCGCTCGGGCGCATAGCGAACGGTCAATATCAGGTTTGCAGTAAGTGCGGCGGAGCGATTACCGCTGACCGCCTCAGCGCCCTACCCTACACGACAGTCTGTACCGGCTGCGCCTGA
- a CDS encoding periplasmic-type flagellar collar protein FlbB: MNQKRFILFLLLLIVVFSGGIFYALDATGMIRASDILPFLAPKNPLRIEDKDYPTEVEKVEFQKWEQKLIEREEALARREAELKSKETGGEDQKREIEETRRALRAEKEKFIAAQKEWEDRQKKVKDLAEKVRNMPPQKAQEMMQSWRDFDIIDVMRQMDKDAELEGNPSIVPYLLTLFQPDRRAEITRKMMLPALTRPDAAEDNAETEQP, from the coding sequence ATGAACCAGAAGCGTTTTATACTTTTTCTGCTGCTTCTAATTGTGGTCTTTTCAGGCGGTATCTTTTACGCCCTCGATGCCACGGGCATGATACGTGCCTCTGATATTCTGCCATTTCTGGCACCAAAAAATCCGCTGCGCATTGAAGACAAAGACTACCCTACCGAAGTTGAGAAAGTTGAATTTCAGAAATGGGAGCAGAAGCTGATCGAGCGCGAAGAGGCGCTCGCGCGCCGCGAAGCCGAGCTCAAGTCAAAAGAAACCGGCGGCGAAGACCAAAAGCGCGAGATCGAAGAAACGCGCCGTGCGCTCAGGGCCGAAAAAGAAAAATTTATCGCCGCGCAGAAAGAATGGGAAGACCGCCAGAAGAAAGTGAAAGACCTTGCCGAAAAAGTGCGTAACATGCCGCCGCAGAAGGCGCAAGAGATGATGCAGAGCTGGCGCGACTTTGACATCATCGACGTCATGCGCCAGATGGATAAAGACGCCGAACTCGAGGGTAACCCGTCAATCGTACCGTATCTGTTAACGCTGTTTCAGCCCGACCGGCGTGCAGAGATCACCCGCAAGATGATGCTGCCGGCGCTGACCCGCCCCGATGCCGCCGAAGATAACGCTGAAACCGAGCAGCCCTGA
- the fliJ gene encoding flagellar export protein FliJ codes for MKKFKFHLEGYLKVKKVKEQQKLGELAQVMGKVNVYRERQQAFDSEYNSMLQAQRTEFVSKPVPITDLRNMYEYLGALRLRKDTATRQIAELEPELAAKRDAYNSARKERRVIEIMRERRFADFKAAVEKEEMQFFDEANQLRRKTP; via the coding sequence ATGAAAAAGTTCAAGTTTCATCTCGAAGGTTATCTGAAAGTAAAGAAAGTGAAAGAGCAGCAGAAACTGGGTGAACTCGCGCAGGTCATGGGAAAAGTCAACGTCTACCGTGAACGGCAGCAGGCGTTCGACAGCGAGTATAATTCGATGCTGCAGGCGCAACGTACTGAGTTCGTCAGTAAACCAGTGCCCATAACCGACCTGCGCAATATGTACGAATACCTGGGAGCGCTGAGACTGCGCAAAGACACAGCGACCCGCCAGATTGCAGAGCTTGAACCCGAACTCGCGGCAAAGCGAGACGCCTACAATTCGGCGCGCAAAGAGCGGCGTGTAATCGAAATAATGCGCGAGCGCCGTTTCGCTGATTTTAAAGCCGCTGTTGAAAAAGAAGAGATGCAGTTTTTCGATGAAGCCAACCAGTTGAGGAGAAAGACCCCATGA
- a CDS encoding FliI/YscN family ATPase: protein MIARNVSKEIRLLDKYRDIIRKTDTIRSLGSVLEIQGNVVFSKGPEVRLGELCHIEVNSTIERFSPTGKRAEENYILAEVVGFRESTVVLAPLEKIVGVSAGNRVVSTGNMPSVSLTSAVLGRVIDGMGRPIDNRGMLVEGETRGLYGDPPQPLSRPLIRTPMYTGVKAIDAFLTLGQGQRVGIFAGSGVGKSTLLGMIAKYSTADVNVIALIGERGREVAEFIQEQLGESGRKKSVVIASIASESPMNRVRAGYLATTIAEYFRDQGKNVLLMMDSITRLAHAQREIGLSRGEPPTTRGYPPSVFSLIPGLMERAGTSDKGSITGIYSVLVEGDDMNEPIADTARGVLDGHITLSRRLNTQNQYPAIDIADSISRTMVNVVDKEHLKNAQDFREIYTAYKENEETINLGAYARGADPVIDNAILLREPMRRFLRQTPEEQIPFEETRRQLREILGQVRARGNVPARRGA from the coding sequence TTCGCCTGGGTGAACTCTGCCATATCGAAGTGAACTCCACCATTGAGCGTTTCTCGCCTACGGGTAAGCGCGCAGAAGAAAATTATATTCTAGCAGAAGTTGTTGGTTTTCGTGAGAGCACCGTCGTGCTGGCGCCGCTCGAGAAAATCGTGGGCGTCTCTGCGGGCAACCGCGTGGTTTCGACCGGCAATATGCCTTCGGTTTCGCTGACGTCGGCAGTCTTGGGTCGCGTGATCGATGGCATGGGCCGGCCGATCGACAACCGCGGTATGCTGGTCGAAGGCGAAACGCGTGGCCTGTACGGCGATCCACCGCAACCGCTGTCGCGGCCGTTGATTCGCACTCCCATGTATACCGGCGTCAAGGCGATCGATGCGTTTTTGACGCTGGGGCAGGGCCAGCGCGTCGGTATCTTTGCGGGTTCGGGTGTCGGTAAGTCGACGCTGCTCGGCATGATCGCCAAATATTCGACAGCCGACGTGAACGTGATTGCGCTCATTGGCGAGCGGGGTCGCGAGGTTGCAGAATTCATTCAGGAACAACTCGGCGAAAGCGGACGCAAAAAATCTGTCGTCATCGCTTCGATTGCTTCTGAGTCGCCGATGAACCGGGTGCGCGCGGGGTATCTCGCGACGACGATTGCCGAATATTTTCGCGACCAGGGCAAGAACGTTCTGCTGATGATGGATTCGATCACGCGGCTCGCGCATGCACAGAGGGAGATAGGTCTCTCACGCGGTGAACCACCCACGACGAGGGGATATCCGCCTTCTGTATTTTCGCTGATTCCCGGCCTTATGGAGCGCGCGGGCACAAGCGATAAAGGTTCGATTACAGGCATCTACAGCGTGCTCGTCGAAGGCGACGATATGAATGAGCCCATCGCCGACACGGCGCGTGGTGTGCTCGATGGGCATATCACGCTGTCGCGCCGTCTCAACACCCAGAACCAGTACCCCGCAATCGATATCGCCGATTCGATCAGCCGCACGATGGTGAACGTCGTCGACAAAGAGCACCTCAAGAACGCGCAGGATTTTCGTGAAATCTACACTGCGTATAAAGAAAACGAAGAGACGATCAATCTCGGGGCCTACGCTCGCGGTGCCGACCCGGTGATCGACAACGCAATTTTGCTGCGCGAGCCGATGCGGCGGTTCTTGCGCCAGACACCTGAAGAGCAGATTCCGTTTGAAGAGACGCGGCGGCAGCTGCGCGAGATTCTGGGTCAGGTACGGGCCCGTGGCAATGTACCGGCAAGGCGCGGGGCATAG